The following is a genomic window from Rhinoraja longicauda isolate Sanriku21f chromosome 26, sRhiLon1.1, whole genome shotgun sequence.
TTCTCTCCGAATATGGCCCGAAGATCACTGCTTCAAAATCATTACTATTGGTCGTTATTGACGTGCTGCAGTCATTTTCAAAGATAATAATGTGACAAAGGCAGAAATATTTCTCTACCAGGTTTTTATCATTTGCTATCACACTAACTACATTTTATACCATTTCCCTACTTCCCAATTTGTCCTcatccaaccacattgaagctgcaGCTAAGGAAACCCCACAACTCCTCTACTTCCTCACaaggctaaggaaattcagcatgtatgcaatgactcttaccaatttctgcaGATGTACCAAACAAAACGTCCTATAGGAATGCATTACAGGTTGGCAATTGCAACTGTTCTGcccaaggctgcaagaaattgcagagttgtgaatgcagccaGTTCATCACATAAACCGGCCTCTCCCCGATTAACTCCAcctatacttcacactgccttgggagatcagccaacataatcaagcactTGTCACTCTCCAATCATAACTCTTCTCCATCTCCCACTTgtcagaaaatacaaaagcttgaaagcacatgccaTCAGATTAAAGAACATCTTATTCCCCACTGTTGTCacactcttgaacagacctctcatatgccaaggatgaattcctgatgttccaatctacctcattgcaaccATTGCATTTTTTTAATCTACACTTTCTCTGAGCCGTAACATTACATTCTGCattgtttattttctcctttgcaaTACCtcatgtactcatgtatggtatgaattGCTTTGATAATACATTATCGCTAAACATGGCAATAAAAGAAAAACTTATGATTTACCAAATCTAAGAGACCcacatttataaatattttaaagagTTATGATGCAAAAGAGAaggaaaaaatgttttaaaaattcagGACTGTAATTACAATTGACATTCATGGACCCTTAACAGTAAAACATCCTCAATATAAGTGAAAACCCAGGCACAAAGCTACATTAATTCTCGATTACATActggagactgcaaatgctggaatctcgagcaaaattagactactggaggaacgcagcaagttaggcagcatcaaagcatcccgacctgaaactttgtctgtccattttgtttcacagatgagtaagacctgttgagttcctccaacagtcagCTTTTTGCTTGATTAAAACATTGttgattaaataaattaaaatattaaagcaGGACACTCAGCTCAATTAATGCAAGTTGTATGCACAAAAGTCAAAGGATATCAtatgtattttttaaaaatccaatattttaaatgaagggtcccaacacgaaatatgttctccagcgatgctgcctgacccgctgaaatactccagtaCTTCGTGTCTTTTTTTCTATTTAGAAGTGGTGCAGGTATtggcatttaaaacaaaatcagtaCATCAAGCATTCATGGATGAATGCCTAGATAGTAAAAGAAAATTGAGCAGAAGATGTGCATTGAATAATCCTGATCACAAAGTCTTACAAAAGCTAAgaggatacaaggaactacagggaCACTTGCTGAGATCCTTGTTTTGTTCATTAGTACATACTGTAACATAATCAACATTAAAACTCATTAGGCTTTCGACCACATTAGAATCACATAGATTTTTTCCATTATGTATATACACGCCAAAGCAATTCTAGTACTTGGCCACCGACAGTCACTTTGTCTCCCAACTTGTATCAGACATCGCATCTCCAAACTGCAGGATGTACATCACAGCGCAGGGTAATGCTGATATCTTTAAACATCGAAAGAGGTACTCACTCCCTAGGTTCCTGCAAGGTAATTCCATGAATATATGTGTACGATTAGGTTGGCTGCGCCACATCCCAAAAGATCAATGTCCAGATAAACCGGCCGCAGAGGTGGGGAGTGCAAAGAACTCTTACGCTGTCGTGTCTGGGATTTGCATCGAGGGATGGTTAAGACAGACAGCGGTGGGAGGTGCAGGGGCGAAGTCGGATGTGGCCCCGACAccggtacctggggaaggggctcCGCTGCCGTGGCCTTTCAAACCCAGCCTACTAGCGCAGGCTGAAGAGGGGGCCCAGCAACTGTTGCGATCCCCTCCAtggcggcccggcccggcccagcccagcctCAATCGGGCGGCGGCTGCCAGTGGCAAGAAGGGAGCCGGCTCAGCGCTGGGCCAGGCCCGGGTGGCGGGCCCGCCCCCGACACGTACTCTTTCAACAGGCAACAGGTGAAGGTCTACTCACGGTCCTGTTCCTGCACGGGGGGAGACTCGGCGGCCGGCTCGGCCATAGTACGGCGCGACGTAGTCAGGGGGCGGCGGGGAGGCAATCCTGACTCAGACGTTTCATCCACGGAAGCCCGGCGGCCATATTGCTACGGGAGAGCGGGGCCTGCGCGCATGCGCCGAGCGCCGCAGCTGCGTCGCTGCCCGAGAGATGACCAGTGGGAGAAAGTGAGTCTGTGAGAGAAGGTGTGTTGAGAAACTGGCTGAGAGTGAGAACAAGAGCAACCGAGTGAGTGAAAGAAACTAGGTGTTGAGAAACTGGCTGAGAATGAGTGAGAGAGCaactgagtgagtgagagagcaaCTGAGAGTGGAGCAGAATGACTGAGAAAGTAACTGACCGAGTGTGTGAGAAACTGAATGAGAGAGTGGGAGATTGCCTGAGAAAGAAATTAAGTGCACGAGTGAGTGAGAAAATGGCTGAAAGTCACCCACCagtatgaagtgcttcgagagactggtgatgCCACGCATTAACTCCAGTCTCCTAGACAGCCTCGATCCGCTGCAGTTTGCCGACCATTGCAACAGGCCCACAGCAGACACCATGTTCCTGTCCCTAAattcatctctggaacacctagacaatAAGGACACCTACATTGGACTTCAATTTTTTTACTTTACCTTCAACATCATAATCCCATCtagactcatctccaaactcttggACCAAGGagtcacaatcagtgaggatcggTGACagcacatcctccacaataaatCTCATCGCTGGTctctcagtcccctactatactcccatctgtgcagccaaattcagctctaactccatcttcaagtttgtagatgatcagATGGAGTACACGAAGatgatagagaacttagtaacatggtatcAGAATAACAACCTGCCCTTAATCAGCAAGATGAAGAAGCGAATTATTGCTTCAGGAAACATGATGGAGTACATCCAATCATCATCAATGGtgttgaagtggaaatggttgagagcttcatgttctttggcattaatattaccaatgatctgtcgtggaccaaccacattgaagcgacagacaagaaggcacaccagcacctctacttcctcgGGATATTGAAGAAATTTGGCTTGTCTCTAATGACTCTTACAAGCTTTTCCATGGCTAGAAAATCCGGTAGTCTCATCTACCTCCCAAGGAAATTCACCTCCATTATTATAACTGTGGTCTACATCTGCCCCAGGCAGATGTTCAGCTAACACTAGAATAACTGCACACCATGGTCAACAAATACCTGACAGCAAACCCCAAGGCCTTCCTCATCTTAGGCAGGGATAAACAAGGCCAGTTTGAAGAAGTCACTACCTAACCCACCACAAGCGTCTTttctgcagcaccagaggatcaaaTACTTTTGAACTTTGCTTCTCCATCATCAAAGTTGCCTATCgctccatccctcaccctcacTTTGGAAAATCGGACCACCTGGCTGCTGCTTCCTACATttaggcagcaactgaagagcgCAGCTCCAGCAGTGAGGATTGCACAAAATTGGTTCAGGGAAAGCAGGGGAATGATCCAGTGACTGCCATGCGCTggtagaaatgtcaaacactagagtgcatagctttaaggttagtGGAGCTAAGTTTAGAGGAGAGtcatggggaaagtttaaaacgCAGATagtgttgagtgcctggaatgcactgccagagggaGGGAGATATGTCAGTTGCATTTAAGCTTTTAAATagacacatggacatgcagggaatagatgaATACAAATCTCATACAGAcagattagttcatcttggcatcatgttcggcaaggacattgtggaCCATTGGGCCTTTTCCTGTGTTATACTGTTCTGTGTTATATTCTATGACTTGGCAACAGACCTGAATGGATACTCCATGGTTATCACAGAAATCTGTATCACAGTGTGTTTCCACCAAGATCATCCAAGTGTtccctaatcagaagccttggatgaaccaggagatctgCAATCTACTGAAGAACAAATCTCGGCTATTAAAGTATGGCGATACAGGGCCATAAAGAACGTCCAGGTATGATTTCAATAAGGCCATTACAAAAGCGAAGAGACACTTTCGGTCTGAACTGGAGGAACCAATGGATGTTCGgcagctgtggcagggcttgcactCCATCATTTCCTACAAGGCAAAATGAAGTAATTGCTCAAGTGACAGCAATGCATCACTCGTGCCTCAATGTTTTTTAtaaatgctttcaagggagaataTTGATGGACTTTCATGGGCCCCCGCAATCCCCAATTACACTGTAACAATACTCACCAATActcacgagacccttcttcagactagaggtgTAAGTACATAGTTCtatgaaggtggcaacacaagcTGACTGGATGGTGAATGACGTGCTGGGCACATTTCCAGGACTCGGGCATTGAGTGTAGGAGTTAGGACGTTGTATtatagctgtacaagacattgttaAGGCCACATGGTACCGTCTTGGtgccctgttataggaaggatgtcattaaattgtaaaggatgcaaaaaagatttacgaggttgtcaCTGGGTCTGGAGAGTTTGAGTTAtatggagagactggataggttgAGTTTTTAATCCTGGATCCCAGGAGgcagagaggtgatcttattgaggtttaAAAAGTCATGAGGGGCATAATTGAGgtaatagccacagtcttttcgCCAGGGTAGTGCATAGTTTTAAGTTGAATGGGGaaggatttaaaagggacctaatGGGCAActcttccacacagagggtggtgcgtaaTTGGAACTAGCTGTCAAAGAAAGTGGTAGAGGCGGATAAAatatgatatttaaaagacacgtaGTCAGGTACATAGGAatgatttggaaggatatggattaggcgcaggcaagtgggaatagcTCACTGAAGTAACTtagttggcatgaacaagttgggccaaaggacctgtttctgtgctgaatagcTCTATGATTCACAATGTTATCCGGCCTATATATTTGTTAGGTCATAGTTGAAAATATATAGGCTATGATTTTTCAGTGCTTCATGATTTGGTACTTAGCTCCCTGGAAAGAGAACCCACGATATACTATAAGTGGTATAGTAACAAAGATGGTGGTGACCGGCACAGTTAGTAATGATGGAACAACTAAATTCAGGGACCATCAGGAAGATGGACTAAATCTTGGAATAAAAAGAGGATAAAGAGCAAAAGAGTAACTGGTGGATGCTTTCAGTAAAAATGCATGGTTGGGTGATGGGTGCTGTTAGAAATGTTGACATTGCAATGATATTGCCTATAACCTCCTGCCTGTCCTTGGATGCTGATGATCATGACTGATTTTGCCCCCCTCCTGTAAAAAGGTGGAGTTTCAACACCATTATTACATTTCCATGACAACATGTATCTCTATGATGACACAATAGCATCCAAGGCACCAATGGCGAGGACAAGGAGTGCAGAGGAGGCCATTAGTTCTGAAACAACTGTTTGGTGTAAGAGGAGGAGTGTTTTAGATATTAGTGGAGGAATGGAGGCCACAGAGATTTTGAGTAACAGTTTTGTTGAGAGTAATATCTTTGCAGAATGTGCAATAGAGAGTCATCGCAGACTTTCCTGAGAAATATAGCTAACGTTTTCATAGTGTTTATCTTTGTTAGTTTGACAGTCTTATTTTACTTATTCCCGTGAGTATCTTTATTAATAAATTAAAGATATTTTAGAAGTAAACAATATTACAGAAGTTTAACTAGAAGGACCACCCATGTGTATAGTTTTGTTATAATTTTAAGTGAGTCTGGGAAAAGTGAAGGCTTAACTGTCctcgtgtacagtatgatttgatttgatttgactagatagcacagaAACAAAACTTGTCACTGCATCTcaatacacataacaataataaacaatacaatacagcGGCTGATTTGTTGTTCAAAAGTAGGAGGTCACACATTTAATtaacaagatagatacaaaatgctgtgatgcgaaacatcacccattctttctcttcagagatgctgcctgtcctgctgaattgctGGAGCAATTCTGgagcagttctgtcctacacatttAATCATGATATAAGGCAAAGGTTTTTCAAATGATACTGGAAGCAGagtttttgaatatttttaagacaaaggttgatagatacttgataagCAAGGAATGGAGGTTTACCATGGGCAGACATTAATGTGAACTCAAGGTTACAATTAGATCAGTGGTGCTTTTAGTTAACGATGGAGCAGCTCCATCAGCTGTGTGCCACTCCCTGTCCCGAGTTCATATGTTTGTCTCTGAGGGAACTGAGATGACCATGATCTCACCTATAGGAAGAGgtagctcaaagggctgaattgtggatttctgtccttttgtgtgtgagcattagttgGGGAAAGCTTATTGTTAAGAGAATAAAGGTCTCATATTGGTGTTAGAAATATCTAAGATATAATTATCAACTTTTCCAGGTGCGTTTGGCTGATAAGGAATGTTACAATAGCAGTGCCCATCCTGCAATCACTATTGCTGatctcttctgtcatcagctacaTTCTGTGTCTGCAAGTGAATCCAGGAATTATTTCCAGAGGTAAAGACATCAGAATGTTTAATATGTCCCCCAAAATGGAACCCGGTAACAGTGGCTTGATTACAACTTTGACGTGAAGAACATAactcaatatagacacaaaatgctggagtaactcagcgggacaggcagcatctctggaaagaaggaatgggtgatgttttgggtcaagacccttcttcagacagtctcgacccgaaaagtcacccattccttctctccagagatactgtctgtcccatagagttacttcagcactttgtgtctaacttcagtataaactaatatctgcatttcctttcgaCACATAACTGTCAATATGTCGTGAGATACTGAGCAACCACATTAAAACAGACAATGAGTTTTCCCCAATTCTAGGAGGCTATGTTCTAAATTTTACAGGGGTTCCTAAACCAAACTCTCAGAAATCAAATTAAGAAGTTTTTCAGGCATGAAGGATACAATAATCGCCTGCTTCTCCTTGTTAGTCGTGATGGGTATTATATATTATGTGAATTAGGAAACCAGTACATAAAGTAGGAATGTGTTGaaaggaactccagatgttggttttcactgaagatagacagtgcATCGAACAGTGTCACTCATTTTTCACTTGCTGCTTCCAGACATCTGACATCTCTTGACTTTAACCAGCCTGTCAACATTAGGGACCAGTTTCTCGGCAGTTGTGATTTTCATAATGTCATTTAGATGTCTGTGTGTCAGCTGCGAGCGCAGTTTGGATTTGTTAATGTTCATTATGGAGAACGCCTGCTCGCAGAGATATGTTGGCCCGAACATGCAAAGGATCTTTGAGGTATAGTCTGTCATCCTGGGGTACATCAGCCCCAGGTATTGATAGAATGAGTCCAGACCCACAGTCTCAAATTTATATTTCAAAGCTGAGTTACACTGAACTTCAATTAGTTCCGTTtggagttcttccagcacatcTGATGCTGCGTTGATGGCAAACGGCGAGCACAATAGTGAGAATTCTCGAGCTGAGTGAAGACTTGGAAATGATTCTGAAACTCACTTTTCAGCTGTGATATTttgtccttgtacctgtccatgttgtcaTTACTCCCGTGAGCGACACGCACAGACTGCAAAGAATGGAAATGAGCTGGGTTGCTCCGGGATCGTTGCATCTCCCACAGGCCTAATTTAACTTGAAAGGTACGAATGCTGTCGTAGTATTCCGTAACAAGTTTGTTGCGGCCTTGCATATTAACATTAAGCACATTTAAGTGCTCTGTTATATCCACCAAATATGCAAGATCATGAAGCCAGTCTCAGTCATCCAACTCTGCCATTGGCTTCCCTTTCTCGTTCATGAATAGTCCAATTTCCGCACGTAATTGATAAAAACGTTTGAGCACAACCCCTCTGCTCAACTAGCGGACTTCAGTGTGGTAGGGTACGCCGTGTCCAATATTACTTTCGGACAAAAGAGTGTCAAATTGCCGATGGTTGTGTCCCTTGGCACtaaagactcctgacgggtacccgtaaaagggaccacatcaccccgattctggcctctctccactggctccctgtacggtacagaatcaacttcaagctcctcctattcacgtataaagccctaaatggacactcccccccctacatcaaaaatcttctaacccccctctctaactccaggtccctcaggtcggccgacttggggctactcactatcccgcggtctaggcttaagctcaggggtgaccgcgcttttgcggttgcagctcctagactgtggaacagcatccctctccccatcagaactgccccctccatcgactcctttaagtccaggctcaaaacctatttctactccctagcgtttgaggctcattgaggaagtgctgtgaactgtttgcgtgctactgtatgtttcttttttttttccattggaacctaatcagaagtacagcactttggtcaatgtgggttgtttttaaatgtgctatacaaataaaattgacttgacttgactaataaaATTAACCGTTTTGATTACTACATCCATGACATGGtccattttcaggctcctgctacATAACGCCTCTTGGTGGATAATACAATGAAAATTCCAGAATTCCTGCTCTGGATTCTCTGTCTGTACTTTCTCTCTGAGTTTCGCCTTTTTCCCGACCATGGATGGTGCGCCATCTGTTGCCACGCTGACAGCGTGACTCCAAGGCCTCGACGAGACTGGAGAAAACGTCATTCGCCATTGTGTTTGTCATGGGCACCATCTCCACGAACTCCTCAGTGACGGTCAAAGATGCATCAACACCACAAATAAATATTCCCAATTGAACTACATCAGTCACGTCGGTGCTCTCATCAATTGCAATAAAGAAGGCAATAAATGATGTTACTTTGTCTTTTAGTTGACTGTTCAAATCTCCTGCAAGGTCCCTGATTCTCTCTGCCACAGTATTTCTTAACAAGCTGATATTACCAAAAGCCTGTCTCTTCTCAGGGCACACCAGCTCAGCCGCCGACCGCATGCATGCTTTGATGAATTCCCCCTCTGAGTATGGCTTCGACGCAGCAGCTATTTTGTTGGCAATAATATAGCTGGTCTTGACAGCTTCATCATGTCTCAACCTTTGGGGAACACTGATTGCCATTTTTTCAGAGCTGCTTCAAGCTCGTTTACCTTTTGCGTTCTGAGTCGTCCTGCGTACTTGTCATATTTTTTTCCGTGTGACGTCTCATAGTGTCGTCTGATATTGTAATCTTTTGACACAGCCAATTGTTGCGAGCATGTCAGACACACAGGTTTGCCGTTGACCTCACAGAAGAAAAAAAGATCTTTCCAATTATCGTTGAATATCCGACCTTCGATGTCAACTTTTCTTTTCTTGGAAAGCAATTTGAACCACAGCAGCAAACAGTCTCAGCCTTGCTACAGGTGTTACTTACCCGAGTACTCTGTGTGTTTATACTGTGTCTGATGACGTAAGTGGGGCCCAAGTGGTCTTCAGTGCAGGGTGATAGGTGCCTATGCACAGCGGGTGGTTAACTGctgtggcccatcaagtctcagaGTATCCAGGAGAAACACATACTCCACACATTCAGCACTGGCGATTTGGATTAGgctagagattcaccaggatgttgccaggattggaaGACTTTAATTAGGTAGGCTTTGTTTTCCTGATGTAAAACAGGCTGATCGCACCCACCTCTACAACTTCCTTTGACAGCCTGTTCCATTTCgacccatcctctgtgtgaaaaggttgcctttggggtcttttctctttcctctttcaccttaaacctatgtcctaccctggggaaaagactgcttCTTGAGAGGTACATAGGCTTATGAGTGGCATAGAAAGGGGGTAGAaggtcaaaatctttttcccatggcAGCGATGTCAAAAACAAGATAAATCCAACCTCGTGTGTTCCAAGTTAAGTAACATCTCCGCTTTAATACCTACATGATCCTGGCAAGCAGCATATCCTTTCTGGAACTTGgtacccttctcatccttctgctTGGTGAAAGCAAACAAGGTATTATTTTGGATCTcgtcttcaccccctccctccacagatggattACCACTTTGATCCCTAAGGGGACCCAGTCTTTTGCTAGTTACCCTCTTACACCTGATGTGCTTACAGAATGACTTGGGATTCTCTTTAATCTTGCCTGCCATTAATATGTCATGGCCTCTTTTTGGCGTCTTAATTTTCTTCTTAAGTACTATCCTACATCGTCTATATTCCTCAAAAGACCATTACATTTGTGGATATCTGTCATTTCTACCTTGTTTTTTCCTGATGAATCCTTCAATAAACTTCGTCATTCGAGGCTTCCTAATCTTGCCATCATTTCCTTTTACTCCCACCAGGAAACACTGTCCCTAaacactaactctcttttaaaagacTCCCACTCGTCATTTGCTCCCAATCTACTTTTGCTGAGGGCTCTCTTGCACTATTGAAATCAGCCGTCCCCAATTTAGGAGCTTAACCTGAAAACAAACTTTACCCTTTTCCATAACTACTTTGAAGCTCACAGAATTGTGgtcatgtttttaaaatgttcggcaaacaacatttccaccacctaccCAGTATAGGTCATTAATGAAAAGTCACCACAAGTTAATGGACCTCCATCTTCACAGTTCAATTACCTTTTGTTTCAGATCCTGAGGACATCAGTGGGGTTCTGGATGCCCCACAGGTGACCGTCAATGGCATCACATTTACCAGCAAGTGGTGCCATATCTGTAATGTCTACCGTCCCCCAAGATGTCGACACTGCTATATCTGTGATGTGTGTGTACAGGTAACACCTAGAACAATTTTAATCCATTGTTC
Proteins encoded in this region:
- the LOC144606152 gene encoding palmitoyltransferase ZDHHC5-A-like; translated protein: MTEKVTDRVCEKLNERVGDCLRKKLSARKSVSQCVSTKIIQVFPNQKPWMNQEICNLLKNKSRLLKCVWLIRNVTIAVPILQSLLLISSVISYILCLQVNPGIISRDPEDISGVLDAPQVTVNGITFTSKWCHICNVYRPPRCRHCYICDVCVQDLDHHCFFLNTCIGKRNYRFFYILLFSLISYFLLMFSFCLIFLMQNSNPIFITKITTSFLAIISLLISMPLFFFFAFHSFLIATGITTFEKVTRMYKDEKNPFDQGCGRNFAVLLFSHEPSRCSLIG